The proteins below are encoded in one region of Sminthopsis crassicaudata isolate SCR6 chromosome 1, ASM4859323v1, whole genome shotgun sequence:
- the LOC141556744 gene encoding uncharacterized protein LOC141556744 isoform X3, with translation MGPGSFRPPPQVLLTFKDVAVDFTQEEWGLLDPPQKDLFKEVMLENAWNLLSLGLPVPREDLISFFEQKEAPWMLDQEDLRSSILEREIRFEIKERITEQSLYVVETHKPRFIIDDPVNFTLKNICVNEKIHIGEKSYEYNRRGNGFTKRGALIAHQKIHSGEKPYKCSQCGKTFSLKGTLSVHQRIHTGEKPYECNQCGKTFRQKVTLTLHQKIHTGEKPYKCNDCGKTFRLKGILNDHQKIHTGEKPYKCSLCGKTFRQKGTCNLHQRIHTEEKLYKCNQCGKAYIERRTLTVHQRIHTEEKPYKCNQCGKVYTEKSTLTVHKRIHNGEKPYKCHQCGKAYTKRSILIVHERIHTGEKHYECSQCGKAFSNKKTFTRHQRIHTGDKPYKCNQCGKAFIERGALTAHQRIHTGEKPYKCNHCGKNYRQIGTLIEHQRIHNGEKPYECNQCGKAFTRSRNLKNHQRIHTGEKPYKCNQCGKAFTQKGALTGHQRIHTGEKPFECNQCGKAFTQKESLIKHQRIHTGEKPYKCNQCGKAFKQNGALSGHLRIHIREKSYEYNQYGKGFS, from the exons ATGGGCCCTGGGAGCTTCCGACCTCCTCCTCAG GTGTTGTTGACATTCAAGGATGTGGCTGTAGACTTTACTCAGGAGGAGTGGGGCCTCTTGGATCCTCCTCAGAAAGACTTGTTCAAGGAGGTCATGTTGGAGAATGCCTGGAACCTGCTGTCCCTGG GACTTCCAGTTCCCAGAGaagatctgatttctttttttgagcaAAAAGAAGCCCCATGGATGCTGGACCAGGAAGATCTGAGGAGCAGCATTTTAG aaagagagatcagatttgaaataaaggaaagaattacAGAGCAAAGCCTTTATGTGGTAGAAACTCATAAGCCAAGATTCATCATTGATGATCCTGTTAACTTCACCTTGAAAAATATCTGTGTCAATGAGAAAATCCACATTGGAGAGAAATCTTATGAGTATAATCGAAGAGGAAATGGTTTCACAAAAAGGGGAGCTCTTATTGCTCATCAGAAAATCCAcagtggagagaaaccttataaatgtagccaatgtggaaagacttttagccTAAAGGGAACTCTTagtgtacatcagagaatccacactggtgagaaaccttatgaatgtaaccagtgtggaaagacttttaggcAAAAAGTAACACTTACTCTccatcagaaaatccacactggagagaaaccttataaatgtaatgactgtggaaagacttttaggcTAAAGGGAATTCTTAATGATCATCAGAagatccacactggagagaaaccttataaatgtagcctatgtggaaagacttttaggcAAAAGGGAACTTGTAAtctacatcagagaatccatactgaagaaaaactttataaatgtaaccaatgtggaaaagcttatatagaaagaagaactcttactgtacatcagagaatccacactgaagagaaaccttacaaatgtaaccagtgtggaaaagTTTATACAGAAAAGAGTACTCTTACTGTACATAAGAGAATCCACaatggagagaaaccttataaatgtcaCCAGTGTGGAAAAGCTTATACAAAAAGGAGTATTCTTATTGTACAtgagagaatccacactggagagaaacatTATGAATGCAgccaatgtggaaaggcctttagtAATAAGAAGACTTTTactagacatcagagaatccacactggggacaaaccttataaatgtaatcaatgtggaaaggcttttatagAAAGGGGAGCTCttactgcacatcagagaatccacactggagagaagccttataaatgtaaccactGTGGAAAGAATTATAGACAAATTGGAACTCTtattgaacatcagagaatccataatggagagaaaccttatgaatgtaaccaatgtggaaaggcttttacaagAAGTAGAAATCTTAAGaatcatcagagaatccacactggagagaaaccttataaatgtaaccaatgtggaaaggctttcacacaaAAGGGAGCTCTTActggacatcagagaatccacactggagagaaaccttttgaatgtaaccagtgtggaaaggcttttacccAAAAAGAAAGCCTTattaaacatcagagaattcacactggagagaaaccttataaatgtaaccaatgtggaaaggctttcaaaCAAAATGGAGCTCTTAGTGGACATCTGAGAATTCACATTAGAGAGAAATCTTATGAATATAACCAATATGGAAAAGGCTTTTCATAA
- the LOC141556744 gene encoding zinc finger protein 606-like isoform X4, which produces MIGGKSATLLGDGQAFGPEKSLPDWGREAGSVWVRSLSPSCRSICCLLSLGATVPLSCRSSQGARSQREWALEVSDLLLRTYCPFVFWQTDLCLQLTGNLEPEGMGPGSFRPPPQVLLTFKDVAVDFTQEEWGLLDPPQKDLFKEVMLENAWNLLSLGLPVPREDLISFFEQKEAPWMLDQEDLRSSILGYGFQSQAGFGPSPTMILSRWPELCT; this is translated from the exons ATGATTGGAGGAAAGAGCGCAACCCTCCTAGGTGATGGACAGGCTTTTGGGCCTGAGAAGAGCCTCCCAGACTGGGGTAGAGAAGCAGGAAGTGTCTGGGTGagatccctttctccttcctgccGTTCCATCTGTTGCCTTCTTTCCCTTGGAGCCACTGTCCCTCTGTCTTGTCGCAGCTCGCAG GGAGCCAGGAGCCAGAGGGAATGGGCCCTGGAAGTCTCAGACCTTCTCCTCAG gACCTACTGTCCCTTTGTCTTCTGGCAGACAGACCTGTGCTTGCAGCTCACAG GGAATCTGGAGCCAGAGGGAATGGGCCCTGGGAGCTTCCGACCTCCTCCTCAG GTGTTGTTGACATTCAAGGATGTGGCTGTAGACTTTACTCAGGAGGAGTGGGGCCTCTTGGATCCTCCTCAGAAAGACTTGTTCAAGGAGGTCATGTTGGAGAATGCCTGGAACCTGCTGTCCCTGG GACTTCCAGTTCCCAGAGaagatctgatttctttttttgagcaAAAAGAAGCCCCATGGATGCTGGACCAGGAAGATCTGAGGAGCAGCATTTTAG GATATGGATTCCAGTCTCAGGCAGGATTTGGGCCAAGCCCCACAATGATTCTTAGTCGATGGCCTGAGCTGTGCACATAG
- the LOC141556744 gene encoding uncharacterized protein LOC141556744 isoform X2: MGRVLPLAASRTYCPFVFWQTDLCLQLTGNLEPEGMGPGSFRPPPQVLLTFKDVAVDFTQEEWGLLDPPQKDLFKEVMLENAWNLLSLGLPVPREDLISFFEQKEAPWMLDQEDLRSSILEREIRFEIKERITEQSLYVVETHKPRFIIDDPVNFTLKNICVNEKIHIGEKSYEYNRRGNGFTKRGALIAHQKIHSGEKPYKCSQCGKTFSLKGTLSVHQRIHTGEKPYECNQCGKTFRQKVTLTLHQKIHTGEKPYKCNDCGKTFRLKGILNDHQKIHTGEKPYKCSLCGKTFRQKGTCNLHQRIHTEEKLYKCNQCGKAYIERRTLTVHQRIHTEEKPYKCNQCGKVYTEKSTLTVHKRIHNGEKPYKCHQCGKAYTKRSILIVHERIHTGEKHYECSQCGKAFSNKKTFTRHQRIHTGDKPYKCNQCGKAFIERGALTAHQRIHTGEKPYKCNHCGKNYRQIGTLIEHQRIHNGEKPYECNQCGKAFTRSRNLKNHQRIHTGEKPYKCNQCGKAFTQKGALTGHQRIHTGEKPFECNQCGKAFTQKESLIKHQRIHTGEKPYKCNQCGKAFKQNGALSGHLRIHIREKSYEYNQYGKGFS, from the exons ATGGGGAGGGTGCTACCTTTGGCAGCCAGCAG gACCTACTGTCCCTTTGTCTTCTGGCAGACAGACCTGTGCTTGCAGCTCACAG GGAATCTGGAGCCAGAGGGAATGGGCCCTGGGAGCTTCCGACCTCCTCCTCAG GTGTTGTTGACATTCAAGGATGTGGCTGTAGACTTTACTCAGGAGGAGTGGGGCCTCTTGGATCCTCCTCAGAAAGACTTGTTCAAGGAGGTCATGTTGGAGAATGCCTGGAACCTGCTGTCCCTGG GACTTCCAGTTCCCAGAGaagatctgatttctttttttgagcaAAAAGAAGCCCCATGGATGCTGGACCAGGAAGATCTGAGGAGCAGCATTTTAG aaagagagatcagatttgaaataaaggaaagaattacAGAGCAAAGCCTTTATGTGGTAGAAACTCATAAGCCAAGATTCATCATTGATGATCCTGTTAACTTCACCTTGAAAAATATCTGTGTCAATGAGAAAATCCACATTGGAGAGAAATCTTATGAGTATAATCGAAGAGGAAATGGTTTCACAAAAAGGGGAGCTCTTATTGCTCATCAGAAAATCCAcagtggagagaaaccttataaatgtagccaatgtggaaagacttttagccTAAAGGGAACTCTTagtgtacatcagagaatccacactggtgagaaaccttatgaatgtaaccagtgtggaaagacttttaggcAAAAAGTAACACTTACTCTccatcagaaaatccacactggagagaaaccttataaatgtaatgactgtggaaagacttttaggcTAAAGGGAATTCTTAATGATCATCAGAagatccacactggagagaaaccttataaatgtagcctatgtggaaagacttttaggcAAAAGGGAACTTGTAAtctacatcagagaatccatactgaagaaaaactttataaatgtaaccaatgtggaaaagcttatatagaaagaagaactcttactgtacatcagagaatccacactgaagagaaaccttacaaatgtaaccagtgtggaaaagTTTATACAGAAAAGAGTACTCTTACTGTACATAAGAGAATCCACaatggagagaaaccttataaatgtcaCCAGTGTGGAAAAGCTTATACAAAAAGGAGTATTCTTATTGTACAtgagagaatccacactggagagaaacatTATGAATGCAgccaatgtggaaaggcctttagtAATAAGAAGACTTTTactagacatcagagaatccacactggggacaaaccttataaatgtaatcaatgtggaaaggcttttatagAAAGGGGAGCTCttactgcacatcagagaatccacactggagagaagccttataaatgtaaccactGTGGAAAGAATTATAGACAAATTGGAACTCTtattgaacatcagagaatccataatggagagaaaccttatgaatgtaaccaatgtggaaaggcttttacaagAAGTAGAAATCTTAAGaatcatcagagaatccacactggagagaaaccttataaatgtaaccaatgtggaaaggctttcacacaaAAGGGAGCTCTTActggacatcagagaatccacactggagagaaaccttttgaatgtaaccagtgtggaaaggcttttacccAAAAAGAAAGCCTTattaaacatcagagaattcacactggagagaaaccttataaatgtaaccaatgtggaaaggctttcaaaCAAAATGGAGCTCTTAGTGGACATCTGAGAATTCACATTAGAGAGAAATCTTATGAATATAACCAATATGGAAAAGGCTTTTCATAA
- the LOC141556744 gene encoding uncharacterized protein LOC141556744 isoform X1, which yields MIGGKSATLLGDGQAFGPEKSLPDWGREAGSVWVRSLSPSCRSICCLLSLGATVPLSCRSSQGARSQREWALEVSDLLLRTYCPFVFWQTDLCLQLTGNLEPEGMGPGSFRPPPQVLLTFKDVAVDFTQEEWGLLDPPQKDLFKEVMLENAWNLLSLGLPVPREDLISFFEQKEAPWMLDQEDLRSSILEREIRFEIKERITEQSLYVVETHKPRFIIDDPVNFTLKNICVNEKIHIGEKSYEYNRRGNGFTKRGALIAHQKIHSGEKPYKCSQCGKTFSLKGTLSVHQRIHTGEKPYECNQCGKTFRQKVTLTLHQKIHTGEKPYKCNDCGKTFRLKGILNDHQKIHTGEKPYKCSLCGKTFRQKGTCNLHQRIHTEEKLYKCNQCGKAYIERRTLTVHQRIHTEEKPYKCNQCGKVYTEKSTLTVHKRIHNGEKPYKCHQCGKAYTKRSILIVHERIHTGEKHYECSQCGKAFSNKKTFTRHQRIHTGDKPYKCNQCGKAFIERGALTAHQRIHTGEKPYKCNHCGKNYRQIGTLIEHQRIHNGEKPYECNQCGKAFTRSRNLKNHQRIHTGEKPYKCNQCGKAFTQKGALTGHQRIHTGEKPFECNQCGKAFTQKESLIKHQRIHTGEKPYKCNQCGKAFKQNGALSGHLRIHIREKSYEYNQYGKGFS from the exons ATGATTGGAGGAAAGAGCGCAACCCTCCTAGGTGATGGACAGGCTTTTGGGCCTGAGAAGAGCCTCCCAGACTGGGGTAGAGAAGCAGGAAGTGTCTGGGTGagatccctttctccttcctgccGTTCCATCTGTTGCCTTCTTTCCCTTGGAGCCACTGTCCCTCTGTCTTGTCGCAGCTCGCAG GGAGCCAGGAGCCAGAGGGAATGGGCCCTGGAAGTCTCAGACCTTCTCCTCAG gACCTACTGTCCCTTTGTCTTCTGGCAGACAGACCTGTGCTTGCAGCTCACAG GGAATCTGGAGCCAGAGGGAATGGGCCCTGGGAGCTTCCGACCTCCTCCTCAG GTGTTGTTGACATTCAAGGATGTGGCTGTAGACTTTACTCAGGAGGAGTGGGGCCTCTTGGATCCTCCTCAGAAAGACTTGTTCAAGGAGGTCATGTTGGAGAATGCCTGGAACCTGCTGTCCCTGG GACTTCCAGTTCCCAGAGaagatctgatttctttttttgagcaAAAAGAAGCCCCATGGATGCTGGACCAGGAAGATCTGAGGAGCAGCATTTTAG aaagagagatcagatttgaaataaaggaaagaattacAGAGCAAAGCCTTTATGTGGTAGAAACTCATAAGCCAAGATTCATCATTGATGATCCTGTTAACTTCACCTTGAAAAATATCTGTGTCAATGAGAAAATCCACATTGGAGAGAAATCTTATGAGTATAATCGAAGAGGAAATGGTTTCACAAAAAGGGGAGCTCTTATTGCTCATCAGAAAATCCAcagtggagagaaaccttataaatgtagccaatgtggaaagacttttagccTAAAGGGAACTCTTagtgtacatcagagaatccacactggtgagaaaccttatgaatgtaaccagtgtggaaagacttttaggcAAAAAGTAACACTTACTCTccatcagaaaatccacactggagagaaaccttataaatgtaatgactgtggaaagacttttaggcTAAAGGGAATTCTTAATGATCATCAGAagatccacactggagagaaaccttataaatgtagcctatgtggaaagacttttaggcAAAAGGGAACTTGTAAtctacatcagagaatccatactgaagaaaaactttataaatgtaaccaatgtggaaaagcttatatagaaagaagaactcttactgtacatcagagaatccacactgaagagaaaccttacaaatgtaaccagtgtggaaaagTTTATACAGAAAAGAGTACTCTTACTGTACATAAGAGAATCCACaatggagagaaaccttataaatgtcaCCAGTGTGGAAAAGCTTATACAAAAAGGAGTATTCTTATTGTACAtgagagaatccacactggagagaaacatTATGAATGCAgccaatgtggaaaggcctttagtAATAAGAAGACTTTTactagacatcagagaatccacactggggacaaaccttataaatgtaatcaatgtggaaaggcttttatagAAAGGGGAGCTCttactgcacatcagagaatccacactggagagaagccttataaatgtaaccactGTGGAAAGAATTATAGACAAATTGGAACTCTtattgaacatcagagaatccataatggagagaaaccttatgaatgtaaccaatgtggaaaggcttttacaagAAGTAGAAATCTTAAGaatcatcagagaatccacactggagagaaaccttataaatgtaaccaatgtggaaaggctttcacacaaAAGGGAGCTCTTActggacatcagagaatccacactggagagaaaccttttgaatgtaaccagtgtggaaaggcttttacccAAAAAGAAAGCCTTattaaacatcagagaattcacactggagagaaaccttataaatgtaaccaatgtggaaaggctttcaaaCAAAATGGAGCTCTTAGTGGACATCTGAGAATTCACATTAGAGAGAAATCTTATGAATATAACCAATATGGAAAAGGCTTTTCATAA